The Desulfohalovibrio reitneri genome contains a region encoding:
- the ileS gene encoding isoleucine--tRNA ligase, translated as MSDYKKTLSLPLTSFPMKANLTQREPHTLAKWDDVDAYGRMVAANEGRERYVLHDGPPYANGHIHMGTAMNKVLKDIIVKSRNMLGFKAEYVPGWDCHGLPIEHKVATQLREKGKTDVPPLTVRKICRDYASKFLDIQRKEFKRLGGLGVWDEPYRTMDPAYEAATARELGRFAEKGSVYRGKKPVHWCLDCQTALAEAEVEYADHSSPSIYVAFPCPDAKLSKVLPGGDPERAALVIWTTTPWTLPGNQAVAVHPELEYSLVETSSGQYVLASDLLENLAQVFGWESYEILAKSTGDKLEGLAARHPFHDRDSQVVLADYVTLDAGTGLVHTAPGHGREDFETGQKYGLEVLSPLDDAGRFLPSVTEFAGKTVYEANPDVIALLREKGLLLAEKAMSHSYPHCWRCKKPVIFRATTQWFISMERGGLREKALDAIDNQVRWIPSWGQQRIHSMIENRPDWCISRQRTWGVPIVALLCGDCDEVYQEPEWVFSVVDRFETFERGCDYWFEAPLEDVVPEGLTCPSCGAANWKKEDDILDVWFDSGTSFAAVVEQRPECRFPADLYLEGTDQHRGWFHSSLLAAVGTRGQAPYKSVLTHGYVVDGEGRKMSKSVGNVIAPQEIIDRFGAEILRMWVAAVNYQEDVRLSDEILSRQVDSYRRIRNTCRFILGNLNDFTPDKAVDFADMEPLDRYTLDLVRRAHETMTSAYGEFQFHRVHHTLLDLCTTDLSAFYLDIVKDRLYVETPDGKPRRSAQTVLWKTLLLLLVDMAPVLSFTAEEVFAALPDAIRPDLATVFELRYSLGDEEQLGVDERKAFEHMVDLRDEAYRLIEPMRQAGEIGHTLDTSVTVHLSDAVRERIGAMNLREFFISSGAELTSEPLADGARVKVERAPGEKCPRCWVYAELGTDPDHPEVCPRCARVLDERT; from the coding sequence ATGAGCGATTACAAGAAGACCTTGTCCCTGCCCCTCACCTCCTTCCCCATGAAGGCCAACCTTACCCAGCGCGAGCCGCACACCCTGGCCAAGTGGGACGACGTGGACGCCTATGGCCGTATGGTGGCGGCCAACGAGGGCCGGGAGCGCTACGTCCTCCACGACGGCCCCCCATACGCCAACGGCCACATCCATATGGGCACGGCCATGAACAAGGTCCTCAAGGACATCATCGTCAAGTCCCGCAACATGCTGGGATTCAAGGCGGAGTACGTGCCCGGCTGGGACTGCCACGGCCTGCCCATCGAGCACAAGGTGGCCACACAGCTTCGCGAAAAGGGCAAGACCGACGTGCCTCCGCTGACGGTGCGCAAGATTTGCCGCGATTACGCCTCCAAATTTCTGGACATCCAGCGCAAGGAGTTCAAGCGTTTGGGCGGCCTGGGCGTTTGGGACGAACCCTACCGCACCATGGACCCCGCTTACGAGGCGGCCACGGCCCGGGAACTGGGGCGTTTCGCGGAAAAGGGCTCTGTCTACCGGGGCAAGAAGCCGGTGCATTGGTGTTTGGACTGCCAGACCGCCCTAGCCGAGGCGGAAGTGGAGTACGCAGACCACTCCTCCCCCTCCATCTACGTGGCCTTCCCCTGCCCCGACGCCAAGCTGTCCAAAGTACTGCCCGGGGGCGATCCCGAGCGCGCCGCCCTCGTCATCTGGACCACCACGCCCTGGACTCTGCCCGGCAACCAGGCCGTGGCCGTTCACCCGGAGCTGGAATACTCCCTTGTGGAGACGTCGTCCGGCCAGTACGTGCTGGCCTCGGATCTGTTGGAGAATCTGGCTCAGGTCTTTGGCTGGGAGTCGTACGAAATTCTGGCCAAATCCACCGGGGACAAGCTGGAAGGACTGGCCGCCCGCCATCCCTTCCATGACCGCGACTCCCAAGTTGTGCTGGCCGACTACGTCACCCTGGACGCGGGCACCGGCTTGGTGCACACCGCTCCGGGCCACGGCCGGGAGGACTTCGAGACCGGCCAGAAATACGGCCTGGAGGTCCTTTCCCCCCTGGACGACGCCGGCCGCTTCCTGCCTTCCGTGACGGAGTTCGCGGGAAAGACCGTGTACGAGGCCAACCCGGACGTCATCGCCCTGCTGCGGGAAAAGGGATTGTTGCTGGCGGAAAAAGCCATGTCCCACTCCTATCCGCACTGCTGGCGCTGCAAAAAGCCGGTCATTTTCCGGGCCACGACACAATGGTTCATCTCCATGGAGCGAGGCGGCCTGCGGGAAAAAGCCCTGGACGCCATCGACAACCAAGTCCGCTGGATTCCTTCCTGGGGACAGCAGCGCATCCACTCCATGATCGAGAACCGCCCCGACTGGTGCATCTCGCGGCAGCGCACCTGGGGCGTACCTATTGTGGCCCTGCTCTGCGGAGACTGCGACGAGGTCTACCAGGAGCCCGAGTGGGTATTCTCCGTGGTGGACCGCTTCGAGACCTTCGAACGAGGCTGCGACTACTGGTTCGAAGCGCCCCTGGAGGACGTGGTGCCCGAAGGGCTGACCTGCCCCTCCTGCGGCGCGGCCAACTGGAAGAAGGAGGACGACATCCTCGACGTCTGGTTCGACTCGGGAACCTCCTTCGCCGCGGTCGTGGAACAGCGGCCGGAATGCCGCTTCCCTGCGGACCTCTACCTGGAGGGCACTGACCAGCATCGCGGTTGGTTCCACTCCTCCCTGCTGGCCGCAGTGGGCACACGGGGGCAGGCCCCGTACAAGTCCGTCCTCACTCACGGCTACGTGGTCGACGGCGAGGGGCGGAAAATGTCCAAATCCGTGGGCAACGTCATCGCCCCGCAGGAGATCATCGACCGCTTCGGCGCGGAGATTCTGCGCATGTGGGTTGCCGCGGTGAACTACCAGGAGGACGTGCGCCTCTCCGACGAAATTCTCTCCCGCCAGGTGGATTCCTACCGCCGCATCCGCAACACCTGCCGCTTCATCCTGGGCAATCTCAACGACTTCACCCCTGATAAAGCGGTGGACTTCGCGGACATGGAGCCGCTGGACCGCTATACACTGGACTTGGTGCGCCGGGCCCACGAGACCATGACCTCGGCCTATGGCGAATTCCAGTTCCACAGGGTGCATCATACCCTGCTGGACCTGTGCACAACCGATCTCAGCGCCTTCTACCTGGACATCGTCAAGGACCGGCTCTACGTGGAGACTCCGGACGGCAAGCCCCGCCGCTCCGCCCAGACCGTTCTCTGGAAGACCCTGCTACTCCTGCTGGTGGACATGGCCCCGGTGCTCAGTTTCACTGCGGAAGAGGTCTTCGCCGCCCTGCCGGATGCCATTCGCCCCGATCTCGCCACTGTCTTCGAGTTGCGCTACAGCCTCGGCGACGAGGAACAACTGGGCGTGGATGAACGCAAAGCCTTCGAGCATATGGTGGACCTGCGCGACGAGGCCTATCGCCTCATAGAGCCCATGCGCCAGGCCGGAGAAATCGGCCACACTCTGGACACGTCCGTTACGGTCCACTTGTCCGACGCGGTGAGGGAGCGAATCGGCGCCATGAACCTGCGTGAATTTTTCATCTCCTCGGGCGCGGAACTCACTTCCGAACCGCTCGCCGACGGGGCGCGGGTCAAGGTTGAGCGCGCTCCGGGCGAGAAATGTCCCCGCTGCTGGGTGTACGCGGAGCTGGGCACCGACCCGGACCATCCGGAAGTTTGCCCACGCTGCGCCCGCGTCCTCGACGAGCGAACCTAA
- the fliM gene encoding flagellar motor switch protein FliM: MGKILQQDEVDALLRGLTGGEVEAETEVPEEDSGVVSFDLSNQDRIIRGRMPVMEIVNDRFARLFTNSMVTAMRKRVDVNPISLDMSKFGDFMRSLPVPTSINIFKMDPLRGNALLIVDSRLVFSLVENFLGGAGGQPKVEGRDFTAIEQGLIDRVVKICLSNMEEAWNPVHEVHIELVRSEVNPQFAAIVPPSDVVMVITFEVELENAIGSLICCLPYAMLEPIRSKLHASFQSERLEVDHAWHNRFREQMLQIFVEMVVRMGKTTITGRQLLNLEEGDIILLDTDDDDLLEAEVEGIRKFWVVPGKVKSNAAVQIVREEEPKF; encoded by the coding sequence ATGGGCAAGATTCTCCAGCAAGACGAAGTCGATGCGCTCCTTCGCGGCCTGACCGGCGGCGAGGTGGAGGCGGAAACAGAGGTCCCGGAAGAGGATTCCGGGGTCGTTTCCTTCGACCTTTCCAACCAGGACCGCATCATCCGTGGCCGCATGCCGGTCATGGAGATCGTCAACGATCGCTTCGCGCGGCTCTTCACCAACTCCATGGTAACGGCCATGCGCAAACGGGTGGACGTGAACCCCATATCCCTGGACATGTCCAAGTTCGGGGATTTCATGCGCTCCCTGCCCGTGCCCACCTCCATCAACATCTTCAAGATGGACCCCCTGCGCGGCAACGCCCTGCTCATCGTGGACTCCCGCCTGGTCTTCTCCCTGGTGGAAAACTTCCTGGGCGGAGCGGGCGGCCAGCCCAAGGTGGAAGGCCGCGACTTCACGGCCATCGAGCAGGGACTCATCGACCGGGTGGTCAAAATTTGCCTCTCCAATATGGAGGAGGCCTGGAATCCGGTGCACGAAGTGCACATCGAGCTGGTCCGCAGCGAGGTCAACCCGCAGTTCGCGGCCATCGTGCCGCCCTCGGACGTGGTCATGGTCATCACCTTCGAGGTGGAGCTGGAAAACGCCATCGGCTCCCTCATCTGCTGCCTGCCCTACGCCATGCTGGAACCCATTCGCTCTAAGCTGCACGCCTCCTTCCAGTCCGAGCGGCTGGAAGTCGACCACGCCTGGCACAACCGTTTCCGCGAGCAGATGCTGCAAATCTTTGTGGAAATGGTGGTGCGCATGGGCAAGACCACCATCACCGGCCGCCAGCTTCTCAATCTGGAAGAGGGCGACATCATCCTTCTGGACACGGACGACGACGACCTGCTGGAGGCCGAGGTGGAGGGCATCCGCAAGTTCTGGGTGGTGCCCGGCAAGGTCAAGAGCAACGCCGCCGTGCAGATCGTGCGTGAAGAGGAACCCAAGTTCTAG
- a CDS encoding DUF2188 domain-containing protein, producing MPKKPGSHHVVPNADGGWDVKKDGATRSSGHFDRKQDAVDAGRKISQNQGTEFYIHGKDGKIQNKDSHGNDPYPPKG from the coding sequence ATGCCAAAGAAACCAGGTTCACATCATGTCGTGCCCAACGCCGACGGCGGCTGGGATGTCAAAAAAGACGGCGCGACCCGTAGCAGCGGTCACTTCGACAGGAAGCAGGATGCCGTCGATGCCGGGCGCAAGATCAGCCAGAACCAAGGCACCGAGTTCTACATCCACGGCAAGGATGGGAAGATCCAGAACAAGGACAGCCACGGGAACGACCCATATCCGCCGAAGGGGTGA
- a CDS encoding DEAD/DEAH box helicase — protein MRPDRKSNRLLGVTRSKAKMIEYHVPEEYQEIDLSLHPNKLFTISIGLLGDLAAAINREEPDPDSLSELRTNLLFSARFFDSYLQSKLNETLDPYLVLLGSASYYLCDLPGSASVLAKRIDGDCPDLDGDSLEDLLLWLLQADLETYFDGAEGPFGGFIDGISKWILQFFEDGNGEENLLDLATKLRDAVYEFGTPRQLLFGDVIAAVLRKKLENSAWKALPSYSGLPRDKWLHALQKDSFIKELWPAQHLLGKADVLKGESAIVQMPTSAGKTKATELILRSAFLAERVSLAIIIAPFRALCHEIKNSLVEAFHNETTKVDELSDALQTDFEIAELLGHQQILVVTPEKLLYVLRHAPELAVHVGLLVFDEGHQFDSGTRGITYELLLTSLRSMIPEGTQNVLISAVISNAEAVGEWLNGEPNVVEGTTLIPTFRSVGFASWFDQLGKIEYVDSRDAEQGEFFVPRVIERFNLGRKKRERTDRFFPEKTDGQAIALYLGLKLVPNGSIAVFCGRKSTAASVCEKAVDIIERGAPLALPSDFSDAQEVARLTHLHVENLGADAPASQSAAHGIFSHHGNTPHGIRLAVEHAMRDDLVRFVVCTSTLAQGVNLPIRYLIVTSVYQGMERIKVRDFHNLIGRAGRAGMHTEGSILFADPVIYDKRKARNDKWRWDQVKELLEPRNSEPCISNLLSIFDPIKSDDEKYTITMEALDFAKAYIDDPDEIAKLAAGIAARHGDKNFSRDGVERQIAWRISLICAVESFLLSHWDESGNGLSEADVIRLAEGTLAFFLADDQKKEHIRELFQLLAGNISANITDPARRKIYGRTLYGIQDAQAIEGWVQTNADSLLTIVDETDALDLAWPLLTRHINSGVFTKFDKPEVLKEIAHGWISGKPFSDLLKIIRKRKAKMIWGTRRREFKIDHVVDVCEGTLAYDGALVVGAVCEFIETLDQDGTGDLINRLQLFQKRLKYGLPTKTTIALYELGFSDRVIAQDLAASLNLAATQKKDLVKALKKDQAGARAVMEKYPSYFQERMNELLQ, from the coding sequence ATGAGGCCTGATAGAAAATCCAATCGTCTTTTGGGTGTTACTCGATCAAAAGCTAAGATGATCGAGTACCATGTACCTGAAGAATATCAAGAGATAGATTTATCACTGCATCCAAATAAGCTCTTCACCATCTCGATTGGCCTGCTGGGTGACCTCGCCGCCGCCATCAACCGGGAGGAGCCAGATCCCGATTCCCTCTCGGAGCTGAGAACCAATCTGCTGTTTTCCGCCCGCTTTTTTGACTCCTACCTCCAGTCAAAGTTGAACGAGACACTTGATCCATACCTCGTGCTTCTGGGCTCCGCCTCCTATTACCTGTGTGATCTTCCCGGAAGCGCGTCGGTATTAGCGAAGCGCATCGATGGCGACTGCCCGGATTTGGATGGCGATAGTTTGGAGGACCTGTTGCTCTGGTTGCTGCAGGCCGATCTGGAAACCTATTTTGATGGAGCTGAGGGGCCGTTCGGCGGATTCATCGACGGGATTTCAAAGTGGATTCTCCAGTTTTTTGAGGATGGGAACGGGGAAGAAAATCTCCTCGATTTGGCCACGAAGCTACGGGACGCCGTCTATGAATTCGGCACGCCCAGGCAACTTCTGTTTGGTGACGTGATCGCGGCCGTTCTGAGGAAAAAGCTGGAGAATTCCGCCTGGAAGGCTTTGCCGTCATACTCCGGGTTGCCCCGCGACAAATGGCTCCATGCGCTGCAAAAGGATTCGTTCATCAAGGAACTCTGGCCTGCGCAACACCTTTTGGGCAAGGCTGATGTTCTCAAAGGCGAGTCTGCCATCGTTCAAATGCCTACCAGCGCTGGCAAAACGAAGGCAACAGAGCTGATTCTTCGAAGCGCGTTTCTGGCCGAGCGCGTATCACTTGCCATCATCATCGCCCCGTTCCGGGCGCTGTGCCATGAGATCAAGAACAGCCTCGTCGAAGCGTTCCACAACGAAACCACCAAGGTGGATGAATTATCCGATGCCCTACAGACCGACTTCGAGATTGCCGAACTTCTGGGGCACCAACAGATCCTGGTCGTAACCCCCGAGAAGCTGCTCTATGTCCTTCGGCATGCTCCGGAGCTGGCTGTCCACGTTGGCCTGCTGGTTTTTGATGAGGGCCACCAGTTCGACAGCGGCACCCGAGGCATCACATACGAGCTGCTTCTGACGTCGCTGCGCTCCATGATTCCTGAAGGAACCCAGAATGTCCTGATCTCAGCGGTCATCAGCAACGCCGAGGCTGTTGGAGAATGGCTGAACGGGGAACCCAATGTCGTCGAAGGCACAACCCTGATTCCGACTTTCAGATCGGTCGGATTTGCGAGCTGGTTCGATCAGTTGGGAAAGATCGAGTACGTCGACAGTCGTGACGCCGAACAAGGTGAGTTTTTCGTTCCGAGGGTGATCGAAAGATTCAATCTCGGAAGGAAGAAGCGGGAAAGGACGGATCGCTTTTTCCCTGAAAAAACGGATGGGCAGGCTATCGCACTTTACCTCGGTCTGAAATTGGTCCCGAATGGCAGTATCGCTGTTTTCTGCGGGCGGAAGTCGACAGCGGCCAGCGTCTGTGAAAAGGCCGTCGATATTATCGAGCGAGGTGCACCGCTGGCCTTGCCGTCAGATTTTTCAGACGCCCAGGAAGTTGCGAGGCTAACACATTTGCATGTCGAGAACCTCGGCGCTGACGCCCCGGCGTCCCAGAGTGCGGCACACGGCATTTTCTCCCATCATGGCAATACGCCGCATGGTATCCGGCTGGCGGTGGAGCATGCCATGCGCGACGACCTTGTGCGATTCGTTGTTTGCACATCCACCTTGGCGCAGGGCGTAAACCTTCCGATTCGATACCTCATCGTGACCAGTGTCTACCAGGGCATGGAGCGCATCAAGGTTCGCGATTTCCACAACCTCATTGGCCGAGCGGGTCGAGCCGGGATGCATACCGAAGGCAGCATCCTGTTTGCAGACCCAGTGATCTATGACAAGCGAAAGGCTCGTAACGACAAATGGCGCTGGGACCAAGTGAAAGAACTTCTGGAGCCACGCAATTCTGAGCCATGCATCAGCAATCTTCTATCGATCTTCGATCCCATCAAGAGCGATGACGAGAAATACACCATCACCATGGAGGCACTGGATTTTGCCAAGGCCTATATCGACGATCCTGATGAAATTGCCAAGCTGGCTGCCGGGATAGCCGCACGACATGGAGACAAAAATTTCTCCCGAGACGGTGTCGAGCGGCAAATCGCCTGGAGAATCAGCCTAATCTGTGCCGTCGAGAGCTTCCTGCTATCTCATTGGGATGAATCTGGAAATGGTCTTTCGGAAGCTGATGTTATCCGCCTGGCCGAAGGGACGCTGGCTTTTTTCCTGGCTGATGATCAGAAAAAGGAGCATATCCGCGAGTTGTTTCAGCTTCTCGCTGGGAACATCTCTGCAAACATCACAGATCCGGCTCGCCGTAAAATCTATGGCCGGACGCTTTACGGTATTCAAGATGCCCAAGCCATCGAGGGATGGGTCCAAACCAACGCTGACAGTCTGCTTACGATTGTTGATGAAACAGACGCGCTCGATCTTGCCTGGCCATTGCTTACCCGGCATATCAACAGTGGCGTATTCACCAAGTTCGATAAGCCGGAGGTGCTAAAAGAAATCGCACATGGGTGGATCAGTGGAAAGCCCTTCAGCGATCTCCTGAAAATCATCCGTAAGCGAAAAGCCAAGATGATATGGGGCACCCGCCGGAGGGAGTTCAAAATCGATCATGTCGTCGATGTCTGCGAAGGGACGCTCGCTTATGACGGAGCGCTCGTTGTAGGCGCTGTGTGTGAATTCATCGAAACCCTCGACCAAGATGGCACTGGAGACCTGATCAATCGTCTGCAGCTTTTTCAAAAGCGTCTGAAATATGGTCTTCCGACCAAAACCACCATAGCCCTTTACGAGCTTGGCTTTTCGGACCGCGTCATCGCTCAGGACCTCGCCGCATCCTTGAACCTGGCAGCGACCCAGAAGAAGGATCTCGTGAAGGCGCTGAAAAAGGATCAGGCCGGAGCCAGGGCGGTGATGGAGAAATACCCAAGCTATTTCCAGGAGCGAATGAATGAACTCCTGCAATAG
- a CDS encoding Hachiman antiphage defense system protein HamA: MPWTSEHTKWLVDTGERLKTANGKEVEVWEFRHENDEAVLSAWAKHFRNHYCLDTEIDFFRGKRPRPDYLTNIKFPCRTSKLGPGIRAGDFGEILVSDYLQWLLGYWVPRVRWSSKVVRDESPKGSDVIGFRFHKKDGEASTKDVLFVFESKTKFSVSKINRLQDAINDSAKDHIRIDESLNFIKQKLFEKKEIEQAQRIERFQSPVDMPYKETYGAAAIISDECFDVEELASADCRKIPKSAKSKEVFPHPNGDSLVLLVIKGPDMMDLVHELYRRAADEA, translated from the coding sequence ATGCCTTGGACTTCGGAACACACTAAATGGCTGGTCGACACCGGCGAACGACTGAAGACCGCCAACGGCAAGGAGGTCGAGGTCTGGGAGTTCCGTCATGAGAACGACGAGGCAGTGCTTTCGGCCTGGGCGAAACACTTCCGGAATCATTACTGCCTGGATACCGAGATTGATTTCTTCCGGGGCAAACGTCCGCGACCGGATTATCTGACCAATATCAAGTTCCCTTGCAGAACGTCCAAACTCGGCCCTGGAATCAGAGCGGGAGATTTTGGGGAAATTCTGGTTTCCGATTACCTGCAATGGCTTCTCGGTTACTGGGTACCCAGGGTACGGTGGTCATCAAAGGTTGTTCGAGATGAATCGCCCAAGGGCAGCGATGTCATTGGATTCCGATTTCACAAAAAAGACGGTGAAGCCTCCACCAAGGACGTGTTGTTTGTCTTTGAGTCCAAGACAAAATTCTCCGTCTCTAAGATCAACCGCCTGCAGGATGCCATTAACGACTCTGCCAAAGATCATATTCGAATCGATGAATCGCTGAACTTCATCAAGCAAAAGCTCTTTGAAAAAAAGGAAATCGAACAGGCTCAAAGGATCGAGAGATTTCAAAGCCCTGTAGATATGCCCTACAAGGAAACCTACGGCGCTGCAGCCATCATTTCAGATGAATGTTTCGACGTCGAAGAATTGGCTTCGGCAGACTGCCGCAAAATTCCCAAGTCAGCAAAATCCAAGGAGGTCTTTCCTCATCCTAATGGCGACAGCCTTGTCCTCTTGGTTATCAAGGGACCCGACATGATGGACCTTGTCCACGAGCTCTACAGGAGGGCTGCGGATGAGGCCTGA
- the pglZ gene encoding BREX-3 system phosphatase PglZ encodes MSSWRDAILNDFVPNVSKLTLVADPDCLLTEEKLALELRGRGFDLIEFSDPVEFRYAYESKYRSIWDRGEHTDLVVVLRLQNAELESLPYDLLQAGRRLSFNLGDLFPHLSYPVIEKLDRSLLDALFEAQRKSPLDRMGDNATKDFILRHVFGIAAELIANEVELLRALLRLHYGKLQIPLMLAERLIQVLKGHDGFKAWPLSEIVQDDEAFFAFLQERWPLFLSRLGGKNQVREDSPEYGLKYPGPDRLPFDHQDIKVYIDNLFLEGKLTPVEATDVEVDAGSWVRSGIATSGTDNDALRISRLFDLVEKELPTAEARYSDWTAFALKWAELSSLVHCGNSTEYQTRLREIGDAMNSTFAGWLADHYSSLINLPPTNPAMLHHVPRRLARDIEDSGSSGAALIVVDGLALNQWVTIRQLLQKQDANLVMRESATFAWIPTLTSVSRQSIFSGKPPLYFPSSINSTNSEEKLWQQFWEGHGLSRLDVAYQRGLGDGDAAGVLDSAIHPGKTKVVGLVVDKVDKIMHGMQLGSAGMHNQIKQWCQGGFLAALVGQLLEYGYEVWLTADHGNIQCDGKGRPSEGVIAETRGERVRVYPTPELRAQVAGAFPFAHEWQPVGLPADYFPLVAGGRDAFVNPGDAIVGHGGVAIEEVIVPLVKFERRTR; translated from the coding sequence ATGAGTAGTTGGCGAGACGCCATCCTGAACGACTTTGTGCCGAACGTCAGCAAGCTGACCCTGGTCGCAGACCCGGATTGCCTGCTGACCGAGGAGAAGCTGGCATTAGAGCTTCGCGGGCGCGGCTTCGACCTGATCGAGTTCAGTGACCCGGTCGAATTCAGATACGCCTATGAGTCCAAGTACCGTTCGATTTGGGACCGGGGTGAGCACACCGATCTGGTGGTGGTCCTCCGCTTGCAGAATGCGGAGCTGGAATCCCTGCCATACGACCTGCTCCAAGCGGGCCGGAGGCTTTCATTCAATCTGGGGGATCTCTTTCCCCATCTGAGCTACCCGGTCATCGAGAAACTCGACCGGAGCCTGCTGGACGCGCTATTCGAGGCCCAGCGCAAGTCACCGCTGGATCGCATGGGCGACAACGCCACCAAGGATTTCATTCTCCGTCATGTGTTCGGCATTGCGGCGGAACTGATCGCCAACGAGGTGGAGCTGCTTCGCGCCTTGCTGCGCCTGCACTACGGCAAGCTCCAAATCCCGCTGATGCTGGCCGAGCGACTCATCCAGGTTCTCAAAGGCCATGATGGGTTCAAAGCCTGGCCGCTTTCCGAGATCGTTCAGGACGATGAGGCCTTCTTCGCCTTTTTGCAGGAACGCTGGCCGCTCTTTCTTTCCCGGCTCGGTGGCAAAAATCAGGTGCGGGAAGATTCACCGGAATACGGCCTCAAGTATCCCGGCCCTGATCGCCTGCCGTTCGACCATCAGGACATCAAGGTCTACATCGACAACCTGTTCCTGGAGGGGAAACTCACCCCAGTCGAGGCCACAGATGTTGAAGTGGATGCCGGGTCCTGGGTCCGCAGCGGCATTGCCACCTCCGGCACGGACAATGACGCACTTCGAATTTCCCGCCTGTTTGACCTTGTCGAAAAGGAACTGCCCACTGCGGAAGCGCGTTACTCGGACTGGACCGCCTTTGCATTGAAATGGGCCGAACTTTCTTCGCTGGTTCACTGCGGCAACAGCACCGAGTATCAGACCCGGCTCAGGGAAATCGGCGATGCAATGAACTCGACCTTCGCCGGTTGGCTGGCGGACCACTACTCCAGTCTGATCAACTTGCCTCCGACCAATCCAGCCATGCTGCACCATGTGCCGCGCCGCCTGGCAAGGGACATCGAGGACTCCGGTAGCAGCGGTGCCGCGCTGATCGTGGTCGATGGCCTGGCCCTGAACCAGTGGGTGACCATTCGCCAGCTTCTGCAAAAGCAGGATGCTAATCTTGTCATGCGCGAATCCGCGACCTTCGCCTGGATTCCGACGTTGACCTCGGTATCGCGACAGTCGATCTTCTCGGGCAAGCCGCCGCTCTATTTCCCGTCATCCATCAACTCGACCAACAGCGAAGAGAAACTCTGGCAGCAGTTCTGGGAAGGCCATGGCCTGTCCCGGCTCGATGTCGCTTACCAGCGCGGCCTTGGCGACGGTGATGCTGCGGGCGTCCTCGACTCCGCAATCCACCCCGGGAAAACCAAGGTGGTGGGGCTGGTCGTGGACAAGGTCGACAAGATCATGCACGGCATGCAGCTCGGCTCGGCCGGGATGCACAACCAGATTAAGCAGTGGTGCCAGGGCGGGTTCCTGGCTGCTCTGGTCGGCCAACTGTTGGAATACGGCTATGAGGTCTGGCTGACGGCCGATCACGGCAACATTCAATGCGACGGTAAAGGCCGACCCTCTGAAGGTGTGATTGCCGAAACTCGCGGCGAGCGGGTTCGTGTCTATCCCACGCCGGAACTCCGCGCTCAGGTGGCTGGGGCCTTCCCGTTTGCCCACGAGTGGCAGCCGGTCGGGTTGCCCGCAGATTATTTCCCTCTGGTGGCCGGTGGCCGCGACGCATTCGTGAACCCGGGAGATGCCATCGTAGGTCACGGCGGTGTAGCCATCGAAGAAGTCATCGTGCCCCTTGTGAAGTTTGAAAGGAGAACACGGTGA